CCAGTTCGGCCTCCTTGCGGGCGGTGATGTCGCTCCACGACTCGACGACTTCGACCGGCTCTCCATTCGGATCCCGCAGGAGGCGCTGCTCGTCCCGCACCCAGCGGTAGGTGCCGTCCGCGCGCAGGAACCGGTACTCGATAACGTTGTGTCCCTGTCGGAGCAGGTTCGGAAACTCGGACAGCACCCGGTCCCGATCCTCGGGATGGAGGCGGTCCAACCAGAACTCCGGCCCGGCCAGATAATCATCGGGCTCGTAGCCGAGCAGATCGCGCACATTCTCGCTGATGAAGGTCGGCGCGTTCCGTCCGCCCACCTCGAAGCTGCAGATCATCGAGGGGGACGCGGTCAGGAGGTAGGTCAGCCGGCCCTGCGTCGTGCGCAGAGTCTGCTCAGCGCGCTTGATCTCAGTCACGTCCGTGTAGACGGCGACCACCCCGCCGTCGTTGGTCTTGCGCTCGTTGACCTGGACCCAGCGCCCGTCGGTCCGCTGCTGGAGGAGCGGACCGCTCGGCGCGTGGAAATGGGACATCCGTTCTGCGAGCCACGCCTCGACGGTCACGCCGTCGGGCCGCTCGATGCAGCGTTCGGCGGCGGCGCGGGCGATCGCCTGAAAGGTCGCGCCCGGGCCGATCACCGCCTCCAGCCGCGGATGGAAATCCCGGAAGTGATCGTTGCTGAGGACGAGCCGATCGTCGGAATCGAACAGCGCGAAGCCTTCCGAGCTGCTCTCGATCGCTTCGATCAGCGTCCCCTTGGCGACGCCGGCCGCCTCGAGACGTTCTCCATCGCGGGCTTCGGAGCCGCCGACGCCGGGGGGCTGCTCCGGGGACGATCCGGTCTGAGCTTGGGACATCGATCGGACCAACCCTTTCGGAGCGTCGCGCCGGTCTCTTCGCCGGCCGCCCCGAACCGACATGCGCCGCGCCGTCCATCTCCGATTTATCAGTTTTCACCGTTGCACGGTCTATATTGCGGATCAAGCGAACGGGAGATCTTCGAAAAGGTGTTCGTCACGACGGCCTGTAACCGTCGTATGTCGCGTCAGCTCAGCCGAGGACTGTACCGCATGCCCCGACCATCCTGACGCGCATCGTGACGTCCATCGTGCGGCGCAACTCGCGAGGGCAGACGTGCCGCCCGAGATCGCATCCGGACCGCAGGCGAGCCGCGGCGGCGGTGCGCCTTGTTGCTGTCCTCGCTGAAACGGAGGAGCTGATGGCTGAGTGAAGCGTGCGGCGGATGACCCGGCGACGACACGCGACCTTCTCCAAGCGCTCGACCCCGGGGCGACGTCGGACGGCGTGCCACCGACCACTGGACCGCCGGTAACGGGGCTCGATCGCGGTTCGGATCCGCCTCAGGCGACAGATCGAACCATCGACAGCGCCGGATTGTTGGGGAGGGATTTGCTTGGTGGGCGCACTAGGGTTCGAACCTAGGACCCGCTGATTAAGAGTCCTAACGACCTCTTTGAAAAGACTGAGCTTTTTCTCCGACCAAGGAGAAAAGCGGCTATGAAAGATCAAAGGGTTAGCGTGGGAATGCCGACCGGCGGTCCCCCCTCCCCTACCCCAGTGGTCTGTCACTTCGCTCAGGATCACACGCTCAGCCCCGGTCAGGCTTGGGTCCTGATGGCCCTCGTCCGTCGCTTAGAGGAGCCGGCACGATGAGCCGCGCGGGCACCTACGCGTCATTGATGGAACCGGTCGCTAGGATCCTCCTCGGCGAGCCGAATGCTCGTCTTAGCCGCGGTCGCGAGCTCCGCTTCAGAACACGCGGATCGCTATGTGTCGACCGCCATCGCGGCGTATATCACGACCACGAGGCAAACACGGGCGGTGGTGTCCTCGACCTCATCAAGGCCGTGAAAGGATTGGCTGGGGGAGACGCGATCGCGTGGCTGCGCGAGCAGGGCTTCGACCTGGCCGAGGTTGGGAATGACCGGGTCAAGCCGCACCACGACGGCCGACCACGGATCGTCGCGACCTACAATTACAATGACGCGGCAGGGCAAGTATCCTTTCAAGTCGTGCGCTATGATCCGAAGGATTTCCGCCAGCGCCGCCCTGATCCAGCATCTCAGGACGGATGGATTTGGGGCCTGAGGGATGCCGAGCGCCTCGTTTACCGCCTCGCAGAGGTGATCGACGCCGTTGCCAAAGATCGTGTTGTCTACATTGCCGAGGGCGAAAAGGCCGTAGACGCCCTCGCCGGGATCGGTGTCACGGCGACGTGCAGCCCGATGGGAGCCGGCAAGTGGCTGCCCGAGTATTCGCAAACCTTCTGCGGCGCCCACGTCGTCATCCTGCCCGACAATGATGAGGCAGGTGGGATGCATAAGGATCAGGTCGTGGCGACGCTCACGGGGCTCGCGGCTTCGGTTCGCGTGCTCGAATTGCCCCATCTCCCGTACAAGGGCGATGCCTACGACTGGATCGAGGCCGGCGGCACGGCGGACCAGCTTGCAGAGCTCAGCGAGGCAGCTCCGCCGCTCAATTATGCGGTCCTGTCTGATGCGTCCGTGACATCGGCTCAGACCCACCAGGTGGAACGCCTGCCGCTATTCCCACCTTTGCCGGCCGCCGAGCCGTACCCGGTCCACGCTCTCGGCCCGATCCTCGGCGAGGCCGCCAGTGCGATTGCCAGGAAGGTCCAAGCGCCCGTCGCACTCGCCGCACAATCGGTCCTCGCCACAGCTGCGCTTGCAGCCCAGGCTTACGCCGATGTGCTGATGCCTTACGGCCAATCCCGTCCCCTCAGCCTCTATCTCCTCAGTATCGCCTCGTCGGGTGACCGGAAGAGCACAACCGACAATGAGGCGCTCTGGCCCATCGCGAGGCGTGAGGAGTCACTGCAGGAGCAGCACGGCCGTGATCACCAGGACTGGCTCGTCGCTCACGCGGCCTGGTCTGCCGAGAAAAAGAAGATCGAGGGCGAGCGCAATCTCCGGTTCGAGGACCGGAAGGCGCGCCTTGCGGCGCTCGGACCGGAACCGCAGCCGCCGATCCGGCCGGTGCTGATCTCGGCAGAGCCGACGCTTGAGGGACTGGTAAAGAGCTGGTCCAGCCTTCCGCCGGCTCAGGGCGTGTTCAGCGCCGAGGGTGGGCAGTTCATCGGTGGTCACAGCATGGCCCAGGAGAACCGGCTGCGCACCGGCGCCGGTTTCTCAGCTCTCTGGGACGCCAAACCCCTTGCCCGCATCCGCGCGCTCGATGGCGTGTCAAGCCTGAGGGGCCGCCGTCTCACCATGAACTTGATGGTGCAGCCGCGGGCCGCGGCCGCCTTCCTGTCCGATCCGGTGTTGCGCGACCAGGGATTGCTGGGCCGGGTACTTGTGGCCGCGCCCGACAGCATCGCCGGCACGCGTCGTTATCGTTCCCCATCGGAAGCCGACGCCGAGCAGATCGGCTGCTATCGTGCTCGGATCCTCGACCTGCTGGAGGGCTGGCCGATTGTCGTCAACCGGACCCAAGGTCTTCAGCCACGCGAGTTGGTAATGGGACCGGAAGCCGAGGCTAGCTGGCGACAGTTCCACGACCGAGTTGAGGAACGATGCGGCCAACAGGGCGATCTGCGCCCGGTCTGCGACTTCGCCACGAAGGCCGCGGAGCACGCGGCTCGGATCGCTGGCGTGCTCACCATCGTCGATGACGAGCGCGCGGTTGAGATCCCGTCCGGGGCTATGGATGCTGCTGTCCACTTGGCGACGTGGTACCTCGGAGAGGTCTTGCGCCTTCTTGGCGCGAACCGGACTGACCCGAAGCTGTTGCAGGCTCAGGCGCTCCTCAGCTGGATGCAGGATCAACCCAGCGGTACTTGCCTACTACGCGACATCCTGCGCCTCGGCCCGAGCGCCACGCGGACGAAGAAGGAGGCAGAGGCAGCACTCGCCATTCTGCAACAGCACGGACGGGTGGAGGAAGTCAGCCGCCGACCCTGCACCTTCCGAGCGCACCTCGAGAATGAAGCTGACAGCCCATGAGGCATCCGCCCTGACAAGTCTCCTCTGCGACGGAAGCGACATTTGCGACATTTCACCCTCTGAGCAGCCGAAGTGTCGCAACCGTCGCGGATGTCGCAAGAGGTACCTGCAAATCCGCGTACTTCGGGTCGCAAGTTCTTCTACCTTCGAAGGCTGCTTCGATCGAGGCGAGGGCCGGGAGCGCCCGCTCGCGGTAGCCATTGCCTCGCAGGACGTGCTCGGCGTCATGCACTAAGCGATCTGCGCCAATCTGCCCTTCGAGGCGGGGCTCAATGGCCGGTTGCAGCACGCTCTCGGTTGCCGCGTGCAAAAGCGTCGTGGCGTCCGTCACGGCCTTCAGCTCAGTGAGCCACAGCATGTCGCCGACCGTCGGTAGACCCTCAGGCTCTGAAGAACTTCAGCACCTCACCGTCGCCTGAGCTTCAATGATCATCAGGAGTCTGCGCCGGCGGGGCCGGACGAAGTCCTGTCATGATCAACATCGACACGTTAACGATGTTCTATCTTGCTCTGCTCCAGCTTTTGCGGAATACTAGCTCGCACTTTACGACGAATACCGGTACAAACACGAGAGGCAGTGAGATGGAAAGTCTTTACTGGGATGAGTCCCATCCCTATTTTTACATGACGGGTGAGGAGTTCTATGGCACAGATCCGCAATCCGATCGTGAATACTGGAGCAGGGCTGCAGGCTGGACCGTCGAGGAGGCTATCGCCCTCTCCTTCGGTTGCGAACCGCGAGTGGTGAATTGGCCGGCTTTGAAGGGCACTGGTCACCCCTTCGAAAAGCGATACGCCGAGTGGAGGAGCTTGGCGATCCGCGCTCGTCACATGGGTCAGCTGAAAGAATTTAACGAACCGGAAGTGTTTATCCAGTGGGCGAAGAGACAGGGGATGTCGTTCGACCCAGAGCTCGAGAAGGCGGTGAGGACCAGCAACAAGGCCGCGAAGGCCACGCAAGCTCGAGAAGACGATCACTTGAACTCGAAATCGAGACAGAGCTTGCTAAAGCTCGTGATCGGGCTGGTAACCGCGACGTACAGTTACGACCATCAAAGGGCGCGCACATCTATCGTCCGGGAGATCAAAGACGATCTGGACCGCGTCGGCATTAAGCTGGACGAGGATACGATCCGCAAGTGGCTGGCCGAGGCTGCCGACGAGTTCGGCTACCTCGTCACGACCGGTCAGAAGGACTCTTGACCGAAATCGCTTCCCGCCTGGCCGAAGTCGGCCTCCGCCCCCCGGTTCGGTCCTACACAGCACCCGTCCATAAGACGGGAGAAGCGAAGTGCAAGATAAGCTCCACACGGATCCGGGACCTCTAGCATCGCTGGCAAGTCCCGGAACATTCAGCAAATATGTGTCGGTCCGGCAGAAGGGCGATTGGACCGGTGCGAACCTTGGCCTCGCACGGACCTGGTCAGACCCGATCGGGCACCGGGTTGTGCCTGCATCGGTCTTCACCGTGGGTGGCGCGCGATGAGCGCTCCGCGAACCTCAAGCAAGGCAGCGCATATTGCCGCTCGCCACAACCGTGCCCTCTGGCGCGTGCACACCTTCAAACATCGCCGTCTGACGGCCGGGCTGCACCGAGGCTCTCGAGAGCATCAGCAGCGTACACGCGTTCGCGAGATCAAGCGCAGCGGCAGCTGCAACCCCGGGTACCTCGCGAAAGCCGAGACCGGAAGATCGTATGCGGCCGACAGTTGAAGCGACGCCACCGCCTAAATAGGTAGCGGGCCACTTGCCCCATGATTTTACATAGAAACTGGGTCTGAACCCCAGGGCTTGTGGCGGCTCCATCTCAGTCCACCGTCTCGTCGACCTTCCCATACAGGTCGGGGTGTCTGGCTTCTTTGTTATGAAAGGTCCTTTCAGGACCAAGATGCTGGCAGTGAGACCAGCACGTCCTCCGAGGTCCCTTGATCGGCCCGGGGGACCACCGCCGTTTCCGCCTAACCGGCTGAGTGAACGAGCACAGAAAAGGGCAACACGAATGGCCTGTCCTACCCACCGGGTGTGCTGATCAAGCATGTCGATCGGGACGAAGCAGAGTCTCCGGAGGCATAGTTTTCCCCAGCAGGGTGAACTATGCCTCCGAACAAACCAGACGTTGATATCTGATAGAATCGTCTGACAATATCGGAATGGAAGATCTGCCCGTGACGAAGTCGCGGGCGTCGAGGCGAGGCCGAGACCAGGTCAAGCCTGGTTCAGCGCATACATACCAGAGCAACGGTCGAATCGGTGAGGCTGACCGTCTGAAGCCGACGGTATATTACGAAGACGACCTGTTCATTTCATGAAATAGCAGGATGTCGAGCTGTTCAGGCGCGAGGCTGAAGCTGAATCAAGCAATTAGACACCAAATGTCAGGACTCGGCATCTCGGACCGAAATGTCGAGGTTTACGCTCGTGCTCAGCGCTTTCCATGCACGACGATACAAGCAGCTGTTCAATATCGAATGCTGTGTCCATCAACATGTTCATACCGCCGTCGACCGAGGATAAAATTCAATCAGCTTGACCGTGCGTAGGTCGGCAACGAGTGTAAGCCGCCATTGGGCTGCTTCCCGCAAGCCGACATTCGGCTTTGCGCCCATTCCGGTCGTGGAAGTGACTGCACGGCCATCCCAGAAGCGGATAAATTGCGCCGAGCCAGCCCGGACCGTCAGTTCGTGAGCACTGGTCTTCGACTCGGTCAGATCGATCGGATTTTGACGCGCCTCCTTCCTGAGCTGCATTCCGGCCCCGTTCCTGCAAGCCGCACCGCGCCAGGTTCGGTGCACGTTCCAGGTCATTTTGGTGTTGGCGGCCACATATCTCCCG
The sequence above is drawn from the Methylobacterium mesophilicum SR1.6/6 genome and encodes:
- a CDS encoding DUF3987 domain-containing protein; this encodes MSRAGTYASLMEPVARILLGEPNARLSRGRELRFRTRGSLCVDRHRGVYHDHEANTGGGVLDLIKAVKGLAGGDAIAWLREQGFDLAEVGNDRVKPHHDGRPRIVATYNYNDAAGQVSFQVVRYDPKDFRQRRPDPASQDGWIWGLRDAERLVYRLAEVIDAVAKDRVVYIAEGEKAVDALAGIGVTATCSPMGAGKWLPEYSQTFCGAHVVILPDNDEAGGMHKDQVVATLTGLAASVRVLELPHLPYKGDAYDWIEAGGTADQLAELSEAAPPLNYAVLSDASVTSAQTHQVERLPLFPPLPAAEPYPVHALGPILGEAASAIARKVQAPVALAAQSVLATAALAAQAYADVLMPYGQSRPLSLYLLSIASSGDRKSTTDNEALWPIARREESLQEQHGRDHQDWLVAHAAWSAEKKKIEGERNLRFEDRKARLAALGPEPQPPIRPVLISAEPTLEGLVKSWSSLPPAQGVFSAEGGQFIGGHSMAQENRLRTGAGFSALWDAKPLARIRALDGVSSLRGRRLTMNLMVQPRAAAAFLSDPVLRDQGLLGRVLVAAPDSIAGTRRYRSPSEADAEQIGCYRARILDLLEGWPIVVNRTQGLQPRELVMGPEAEASWRQFHDRVEERCGQQGDLRPVCDFATKAAEHAARIAGVLTIVDDERAVEIPSGAMDAAVHLATWYLGEVLRLLGANRTDPKLLQAQALLSWMQDQPSGTCLLRDILRLGPSATRTKKEAEAALAILQQHGRVEEVSRRPCTFRAHLENEADSP